The genomic segment CGCGGCAGCGCGCTGCTGGGGGCCATGGGATTGGCGCTTATTATTTTCTCCAATAACGCGCTAGTGGCCGGCGGCGCGGTGGTGTTATGGGGACTGGGTGCCTCTCTCGGCTTTCCGCTCACGATCTCCGCCGCCGGCGACAGCGAGCATTTTGCCGCGGAGCGCGTCAGTATCGTCGCCACGCTGGGCTATGTGGCGTTTTTGGTCGGCCCGCCGCTGCTGGGTTTCCTGGGCCAGCATTTCGGCCTGCGCTCGGCGATGGTCCTGGCGCCGGCGATGCGGGAATCTTCGGCGCAAGCCACGACGCGGCCATGACGGCAGACGGCAAAAGTCACGCTGTGGCAATATAACCAATGCGACCCGCGGAATGGCGCGCGGCGTCAGCGCCTGCTAAAAAGCCTATTGGGCAGCAGCGGCGACGGTTTATGTATTGAACCGCCCTTTCACTGTGATTATGGTTACCATATTCACGTCGGCAAAAATGTCTATGCCAACGTCAATCTGGTGATCCTCGACTGCGCGCCGGTCACCCTGGGCGATAATGTCTTTATCGCGCCCAATGTTGGGATTTATACCGCAGGTCATCCGCTTGACGTGGCGCGCCGCAATCAGGGGTTAGAGTATGCTCTGCCGATCACTATCGGCAATAACGTATGGATAGGCGGCGGCGTGACTATCTTACCAGGCGTCACCATCGGCGATAATACGGTTATTGGCGCCGGCAGTGTGGTTACGCGGGACATACCGGCGTCAGTTCTGGCGTTCGGTTATCCCTGCCGAGTGTCGCGGCCGTTTAATCCGTCGTGGCTGGCCGGCGCCAAGGCGGCTTTCTGCCGACCCTCAGGGGCGCTGCGCCTGGGATCAACGCCGCCGCGGTCGTGGTTGACGGCGCCGCGGTCAGAATTGGCGCCACTGAGCTCGTGGTTGGCGCCCCCGCGGCGGGATAACGCGCCTTTCGCGCCGTGCTGCGGGGAAAGCGGTTCACCGCTTTCCGACTGACCGACAAATTGCCCGCCGCGCTGTATCGTCATACCGGCGCAGCGGCTGACGCCGTGCAGCTCGCCGTGCTCCAGGATGTCCAGCGTGGTGGCGCAACAGGTGCCTTCCACCTTGCCATCGATGATGATCTCGGGCGCCAGCAACTCCCCCTCCACCTCGCCGGCATGCATCACATGAATGGCCCCCTCTTTGGCGCGAATATTGCCGGTAATTTTGCCCCAGATATGAATATCGCCCTCAATGTCGATATCGCCGGTAAACACGGCGCTTTTGGCTATCAGCGTCGCGCGCTATTTTTCCACCCGCTGAGAAGCGCCCGCGGGCGCGGGCTCCGGCGGGAGCGGCGCTTGCGCAGGCATTTTTTTTCCAAACATCTTCCGGTTTTCCACCCTCGTTTTGACAAAATACAGGACCAACAGACCCAGTGCGGCAGATGCTGCCGCTGCGCACAACAGCGTTCTGTTCATAAGATACGCCGCCAGCGCCAGGATCCACCCCGTCCAGGCGCCATTCAGCCACAGGCCGTCCGGGTAGCGTTGTTGTGTTTTTTTGTTCATTCCCCTTGTTTCCAGCACCGCGCCGGCCCCGACGCGAATATCGCTGGCGGTCATCAATGCGGTGCGGATAAGCGTTTTCACGGCATCCCGTTGCGTCGCCAGCGCCATACTGGGCACGCCGGGATGCGCGGCCGCCATCTCCGGCAAATAAGGCAAATGGACAAAACCGCCGCGCATGGGGGCTTGCCGGCTGGCGATATAGTGGCACAGGCCGTAAAAAATCGCGTTGCAGTTATAGGTGCCGGCGGTTTGGGAAACAGAAGCGGGAATGCCCTCCCGGCGCAGCGCCTGCACCATGGCTTTAATCGGCAGCGTGGTAAAATAGCCGGCAGGCCCCTCTGGAAAAACCGGCTCATCCACCGGCTGCTGGCCGTCAAGCCTGCGCGCAACTTCCCATGAAGGATTCAGGCTTTCGCCATCAAAAGGTTCAATACCGGTTACGAGTACCACTGACATGGCTTCTTCTCCCTTATTTAGCGTTATGGCGGGATGATAGCCAAAGCGCAGGCAATTCTTGAAATGGATAAACGCTATTCCTATTATTGATGCCATGAATCTTGCCTCCGTCGATCTTAACTTGCTGGTGGTGTTTGAGGCCCTGTATGAAACGGGGAATGTCACCCTGGCCGGTAAACGGCTCAACCGCGCGCAGCCGTCGGTAAGCAATGCGCTGGGCCGCCTGCGCCTGATGTTTCAAGACGAGCTGTTTGTTCGCACCGCCGGCGGCATGGTGCCGACCGAAAAAGCGCGGACGCTGATACCGGCCATTGTCGCCATTCTTGATCAGGTGCGCGAGACCCTGGACAGAGATAGCGTATTCGATCCCGATCGGGCCCAGGGCCGACGTTTCACGCTGGCCGCCAGCGACTATGCCGATATCGTGCTGGTGCCCCATATTGTGCGTCACCTGCGCCGGCTGGCGCCCGGCATCGATTTGCGCTTGTGTTCGCTGGATCGGGAGCGCATTTACGCCCAGTTGGATAACGCGCAGGTGGATATCGCCATCGGCGGCCATTTGACGCCGCCGAAACGTATGCGGGTGGTGCCACTGTATAGCGAAGACTTCGTCTGCATCGCCGATCGCGCCACGCTACCCGCCGGATCTCGGGACGCCCCTCCCGGAACGCTAACGCTGCAAACCTATTTGCAGCGGCCCCACGCGCTGTTCGTTCCGAGCAATGACGGTTCACGGCGCGGGGTTATCGACCAGAAGCTCGCGGCCATGGGCTTATCGCGGCAACGTTCTCCCACATCGTAGCGCTGCCGCAGGCCGTAAGCGGCACCGACCTCATCGCCACGTTGGCCGGGCGAGTGGCTCGACAACTGCTTACCGATCCGCTGCGAATACTGGCTTTGCCGGCGGAACTGGCGGATACCGCTTTCAGCATTGATATGGTCAGCGGCCGCGGCGATAGCGCAAGCCGATGGCTAGCGCAACAACTCCTGCTGGCGGTGCGGCAAGTGCAGGCTGAGGAAAACAACCAGGGTTGAGCGGTGGCTACATGCAAAGTTAGCCCGACACGGGCTGACGGCTAACTGATGCCGCAGCAAAGCGGCGCGCATCCTGATACACTAAGGCAATAGCGCAAGATGACATCGGTTAGAAGCCGGATAGGGATCGGATAACATGAAAGAACAGGAAAAAGCGGAAATCAAACGGCTCAGCGACCGGCTGGATGCCCTGAACCATAAAGAGCCAAACGTCATTCAGCAGGGCGATCCTGAGCAATTGGCGCAGCACCATGAGGAAAAAGCGACGCTGGAAGCGGAAATTCACCGGCTGAAAAACCTGCGCGTCGCGAAGCTGAGCAAACAGACGCAGCAGCTACAAACGTTTTCATTCAGCCGGCCAATCAGCAAAAAAGAGCAGGCCGACATGGGCGCGCTGAAGAAAAAAGTTCGCGGTCTGGTGGTTGTGCACCCGATGATCGCCCTCGGCCGAGAAATGGGGCTGAAGGATGTCACCGGTTACGCCCGTAGCCCCTTTTAAGCGGCAGCTTTCCTCACCGGCATGACGACAGCGCAATGAACGATCTGCCTTACCTAAACGGTTATCCCGCCGACCTGGTCGAGCGCGTCCGCCGCCTGATGGCGCAGGACCGGCTCGGCCCTTGGCTTGAAAGCCAATATCCAACCCACCACGCTATTCAGACGGACAAAGCGCTGTACCAATACGTCAGCGAACTGAAACAGCGTTATCTGAAAAACACCGCCGCTCTCTCCAAGGTGTATTTCGATAATCGGCAGAATCCCGTTAAAGGAACGTTGGGTACCAACACCTTTGTCTCCCGTCCCCAGGGCGGCAAACTTAAAAGTAAAAACGAAATCCGCATCACCGCGTTGTTTCGCGCCGCTCCAGAGGCGTTTCTCAGGATGATCGTGATACACGAGCTGGCCCATTTAAAAGAGAAGGAGCATAACAAGTCCTTTTATCAATTATGCTGCCATATGGACCCCCGCTATCATCAATGGGAATTTGATATGCGCGTCTGGCTCACCTGGCGCGAACACGCATCATCGCGCGCCGAAGGGCAATAGCGCCGCGACGGTCATGCGTGCGTCAGCCGCACCAAAGAGAAACCATATCCCCCCTCTTTTGCCGATCCTGATCGCGCGCGGCCGCAGCCGATTTCCGGCCCGAGGTAAGCACGAGATTACCCGAAGCCAGGCGCTTAGGGCTTAGGGCTTAGGGCTTAGGGCTTAGGGAAGCAAAACCGGCACCGGGGACGGCGCCAAATGCACCCGGCGCTGCCACCGGTTCGATGATATGAAATGCGCATCGCCGCGCCCGATGACACCTGATGCTTATCACAGACCCGGTAGTATCAGACGCAAGCAACAGCGCTAATTAACGTCTGCCCCTGTTTAACGGGTACGCCAGACTTTAATTAACAACCCCGATCAATATTCCCCGACCCAGACGTTAATCGCAGGCTTATGGCGCCTGCTTCCTGAGCGATTAATATCATCAACCTTTCTCGGAAAATTATATTATCCGCCACGACTGAGATGAAAAATGTGATTATCTCTGATGGTTCATACGTGCTGAGATTAAAGCATATAATTGCCTGTTTGAGAAATATGCCCTGTGATACTTATTACCCTATTGTAATAAGTCCGGCGATACAGCTTGGTGTGAGATCACGCTTACATCATAGCGTCCAATAATATCCAGCCGCCTTCAATCTCATATTTAAAAACTGTCAATCTCATTTATTGAGGGGGGAAAATGCCATTATCTTCGATAGCACCGTCTGCTATTGCCTATCGCCGCACACATGTCGAATCTGCATCTGAAGAGAACACAACCCTGCTCGGTATGCAAACGCGCCATGCCGGCAATATTACCCTCACTAGCGCCGCAAGCGGGTCGGGCGCCAAACAACCGGAAACGACGGCGAACGAAGCCGGGCGCAGCGAGGATGCCCCGCTCTGTACCGCAACGATACCTTGGAAACAGGCGCTGACCACGGCAAGAACGGTTGCGGACAACGCTCAGAAGCAGCCGTTCACGCTTGCCGTCGCAGGCGCGAGCCCCCCACCGACACCGCTGGAACGGTACGTTTCACGCCCGGCGCGGAGAATGTGGTTATTTCATCAACGGCCTTGGGGGAAGATACGGGTGAGCCCGAATTATCCCCGGCTGAACGCCGTCTGCGAAATGTTCTCCGACCGGTGCTACGCTGCGTCCTTTCCGTGGGGATCCCCACCTGCGCCAGGGAGCTAGTACGCTTTGGCGTCCTCAGTGACCTGGGTGACGAATACCTTCCCGCGCTAAAAATAGCAGGATGTTGCGCCTCGCTACTGCCGTTCATTATCCAGAGCGGCGGACTGGGCCTTGATTATTTTCTTCAACGCTCAACCCCGACAAGCGTTTTAACGCGGGTGGCCGGGATGGTATTGGTGGCCTGGTCAAGTTATCAATTATGGGTCAGTGACCGTTTGACTGCCGTGGCGCTGGCACTGATTGCCGCTGAGTTTGTCTATGTCTTATCCAGGGATATTATCCAATTCTTTTTACTGCTGGTTGATAATAATAGCGAGCAGCTAAGCTTGAGAACGACGTTGCTTGCCGCGGGCATTTACGGGATAAATCAAATTCTGGTCGATATATTGATGAGCGTTAGCGCCGCCGCTCTGGCGAATCATACCAATATCGTGGCGGCGAATGCTATCGCGCGCCCGGTGGTCAATATTCTCGGCGAGGTGGCTGATGAACTAACCTACCGCTATATCTTGATCTTGAGGCCATGAACACGGAGGATGATGAGCTTGAAATTGGGATGCAGTGGCGACGGCGTGAAGATATCA from the Candidatus Sodalis pierantonius str. SOPE genome contains:
- a CDS encoding bactofilin family protein, with the protein product MIAKSAVFTGDIDIEGDIHIWGKITGNIRAKEGAIHVMHAGEVEGELLAPEIIIDGKVEGTCCATTLDILEHGELHGVSRCAGMTIQRGGQFVGQSESGEPLSPQHGAKGALSRRGGANHELSGANSDRGAVNHDRGGVDPRRSAPEGRQKAALAPASHDGLNGRDTRQG
- a CDS encoding LysR family transcriptional regulator — its product is MNLASVDLNLLVVFEALYETGNVTLAGKRLNRAQPSVSNALGRLRLMFQDELFVRTAGGMVPTEKARTLIPAIVAILDQVRETLDRDSVFDPDRAQGRRFTLAASDYADIVLVPHIVRHLRRLAPGIDLRLCSLDRERIYAQLDNAQVDIAIGGHLTPPKRMRVVPLYSEDFVCIADRATLPAGSRDAPPGTLTLQTYLQRPHALFVPSNDGSRRGVIDQKLAAMGLSRQRSPTS
- a CDS encoding YibL family ribosome-associated protein, translating into MKEQEKAEIKRLSDRLDALNHKEPNVIQQGDPEQLAQHHEEKATLEAEIHRLKNLRVAKLSKQTQQLQTFSFSRPISKKEQADMGALKKKVRGLVVVHPMIALGREMGLKDVTGYARSPF
- a CDS encoding YgjP-like metallopeptidase domain-containing protein, producing MNDLPYLNGYPADLVERVRRLMAQDRLGPWLESQYPTHHAIQTDKALYQYVSELKQRYLKNTAALSKVYFDNRQNPVKGTLGTNTFVSRPQGGKLKSKNEIRITALFRAAPEAFLRMIVIHELAHLKEKEHNKSFYQLCCHMDPRYHQWEFDMRVWLTWREHASSRAEGQ